A segment of the Fusobacterium ulcerans genome:
TCTTATAGCTGGGATATCTTATGAAATACAGAGATATAGCAGCAATCATTTAGATAAAATATGGGTAAGAGCACTAGCATTTCCAGGATTATCTTTACAAAGAATAACAACAAAAGAACCAGACCTGTTGCAATTAGAAGTTGCGATTGTAGCAATAAAGGCCGCTTTAGGTGAAAAAGTGGAAAATGCTACTGAAATTGAAGGTTAAATTAGAGAAAAAATATTGTTATTCTTTAGATGGTATGATATAATTGTGAGGTATAGTGTGCAAAAATCAGTATATAAATTTACTTATAGAAACATAGGAGACTGAAATGAGACTGAAAAATGAAATTGAATACGTATTTAGAATACTATTGTATTTAACAATAAATGGGGATAATAGAATTATTTCTTCAAATGAAATTTCAGAGAAAGAGGAAATTCCTCATTTATTCAGCCTAAGAATACTTAAAAAATTAGAAAAAGCTGATTTGGTTTTAATTTTTAAAGGAGCTAAGGGTGGGTATAAACTAAAAAAAGACAGCAGCGAAATAACTTTAAAAGATGCAATCGAATCAATTGAAGGAAATATCTGCATCAAAGATTGTTTGGAATCGCCAGAGAGTTGCACTTTAAGAAAAGGTAACTGTGGGGTGCATAGAATATTGAAAGATATAGAATCACAATTTATATCTAGATTACAAGATGTAAACTTCAGAGATTTAGCTGATGGAAAATATTAATAAAAAATAGGAAATAAAGGCTGACTATATTTAGTCAGCCTTATTTTACATTAGGAGATATATAAATGAGAAAAGGAAAATTAATTTATGAAATAGGAATAGACAAAAGAGGAAAATTTGTAGAGAGGCCTAATAGATTTGTGGCAGATGTAAAATTGGAAGATAATAGTGTGGTGACATGCCATGTACATGATTCAGGGAGGATAAGAGAGCTTCTTTTTACAGATAACAGTATAGGTATAAAAAAAGCTAAAGAGGGAAGTATAAGAAAAACTCAATGGGATGTAATATCAGCTCTTTCAGATGATAAAGAAGATATTTTGATAAATTCATCTTATCATAGATATATATCAGAAAAATTTTTAAGAGATGAGAAATTATCTCCCTTTGGAAAATATAGTAATATAAAAGCTGAAGTAAAATATGGAGACAGCCGTATAGATTATCTTATAGAAAAAGATGATAAAAAAATCTGGGTGGAAGTAAAAGGAGTCTCTCTTTCACTGAATAAAAAAGCAATGTTTCCAGATGCACCTAGTACGAGAGCTCAAAAGCACTTAAAAGAGCTGATGAAAATAAAAGAGAGTGGAGACAGGGCTGCTGTACTGCTTCTTGTATTTAGAGAATCAGATACCTTCAGACCTAAATGGGAAACTGATCCAAAATTTTCAGAATTATTTTATGAAGCTATTGAAAAAGGAGTAGAAGTATATCCAGTTCAATTTTTCTTAAAAGATGGAAACATAATGTATGAGGATAAAGAGATAAAAATATTATCAAAAGAAGAAAGATAATTTGATGATGCCAGACAGAAAAAGTTAAATTAAAAAGTAGAAAAAGGGAATATTTAAATAATTAATAAAGCAAGAAAAATGTAAAAAATATTTTACAGCAATGTTTTTCTTGATTTAATCTCTTAAAAGGGGTATAGTTAAAGTAAGATGTAAAGTAGGAGGTATCTTTAATGAATAATTATAAATTTATACATCATAAAGAATGTGAATTTTTTCCATGTCACGAAATGAAAAATTTAGAAGATTTTAACTGTATGTTCTGTTATTGTCCTCTATATATGATGGGAGAGGAATGCGGAGGAAATTTTAAATATACTCCCCATGGAATAAAGGACTGTTCAAATTGTAATCTTCCTCATATTAAAGAAGTTGGGTATGCTCACATTCAAAAGAAGATGCTTGATGTTATAGAAAGAGTACAAAAAGAATATTTAGACAAGAAAAAAGAAGAAGAAAGCAAAAAATAAAACATTCAGGTAATTACAGCAGTTAAAATCATTAACTGCTTAATTACTGGAATTTATATATAAAATATAGTAGCTTATTGGGAAGACAGTAATAAAATATGACTATTCAAAATAGGTGGTAATATGAATCTGGGGAAATCAAAAACGGAGAATGTTTATGAAGCTTTTTTTAATTTAGAAAAAATGTTAAAAAGAGATGAATATACATACTTGGAAAAATTAAAAATGCTAAAAGTTTTGAAAGCAAAATGTGATATTTCTTTATTGGGAGTAATTATATTAAATAACAAAAAGCAAATAAAAAGTGATTTTTTTTGGAATAACTCTGAAATAAATAATGTTACAATAAAAAAATTTTTATATAACAATCTTTTTAGATTATTTGAAGAAGCTTCTAAAGCAGAAGATTATATTACTTTAGAAAATAATGAGAAAATATATAAAATAGGCAATGCATCTCAAAATAATTTTATATTCCTTCCTGTAAAAAATATTCAGGAAGATTTTTGTATTGGTGGGATATTAGTTGGAAAGAAAAAAGAAAAGGGAAACTGGATTAAAGAAGAAACTAAACTGTTGAAGACATTTGCTCTGGTTATGGAAATATTTTATACAAATAAATATAAATATGATGAATTTTTTACACAATCTTGGATATTCAATGAAATCCTTGATAATATGAATGTAAATCTTTACATCACAGATATAAAGAATGATAAGATACTGTTCATGAATAAAAAAATGAAAGAAAGTTATAATATTGAAGAACCTGAAGGGAAAATATGCTGGAAAGTTCTTCAAAAAGGGATGAGTAAGAGATGTGATTTCTGCCCTGTACCAAGACTTCTTGATAAAAAAGATGAAAGGTCAAGTGTAGTATGGAGAGAGTGTGGAACTATTACAGGAAAAACTTACGAAAACTATGATAGTTTAATAAAATGGACAGATGGCTCTATAGTGCACTTTCAAGAATCTACTGATATAACTGATACACTTACTTTAAAGAAAAATGTTGTTCAGGATATTTTATGTGAGGAAGCATTGAATTGGAGAGCTGGAAAAGCTGAAATGGCTAAATCTATTCAGGAGGCTAAGAAAAATAAAAAAAATTTTGTAGTGGCTACAGTAGATATGGATGATTTAAAAATGATCAATGAAAGGTATGGGCATATTGAAGGGGATTTGGTCATTATAGAAACTATGAAAGTGATAAAAAGCTTTCTAACTGAAAAAGAATTTATATTCAGATTGGAAGGAGATAATTTCATAGTTGTATTTGAAGATAGAACTGAAAAGGAAGTTGTTAAACTTTTATTTGAATGTCTTGATAAGTTAAAAGCGAGAAAAAGAGAACTGAAAAAAGAATTTAATTTCTCTTTCTGCTTTGGGACGGTAGAAACACATCCAGATGAAGAAATTTTTGAAAATGATATTATAGCAAGAGCTGACAAAAAACTTTATTTTCAAAAATTAAAATATCATAAAAATAAAATAGATAATTATGGAAGTGGAAATAATGTAAAAATTTCTGCAAATGAAAAAGATTTTATTTATGATAAAGATCTTCTATATGAGGCATTGGTCATGAGTACTGATGATTTTATTTATATTTGTAATATGAAAACAGGGAGATTTAAGTATACACCTGCAATGGTAGAAATGTTTAATCTGCCGTCTGATATAATTAGAAATCCAATTTTTCTCTGGAAAAATATAGTTCATGAAGATGATTGGGAAAAATTCTATCAATCAAATATGGAGATAGGAGAGGATCAGCTGGATTATCATTTGGTAGAATTCAGAGCTAAAAATAAAGATGGGGAATATGTGTGGCTCAGATGCCGTGGACATTTAATGCGTGATGAAGTTGGAGAGCCAAGTATTTTTGCTGGTATAATGACTTTAATGGGAAAACAGAATAAAATAGACATTGTAACTAGACTGCTTAATATAAATGAGTTTTCTAAATCTTTTGAGGAAAAAATAAAAGATTATGCAGTTGAAACTATTGGGATGATGATTTTAGGTATAGATGATTTCAAACAGGTAAATGAAATGTATGATAGAGAATTTGGGGATGGAGTTTTAAAAATGACAGCTCAAATAATCCAGTCTTCTCTTCCAAGAAATGCTTTAGCATATAGACTGGATGGAGATCAATTTGGAATTCTTGTTGAAAATACAGATCATGATGAATTACAGAATATATATGACAGAATAAAAATGAAATTTTCCCGTCAGCAGCTTTTTGAAAAATCAAAAGCTTTTGTAACTATTTCAGCAGGATGTTCATTATATCCGCAAGATGGAAATAATTATCAGGAATTATATAAATATACAGATTATTCCTTGCAGTATGCTAAAAAAAGTGGAAAAGATAAGATAGTATTTTTTTCTAATGATATATTAGAGCATAAATCACGTTTTTTAGAAATACTTCGTCGTATCAGAGAAAGTATAGAAAATGGATTTGAAGAATTTGAAGTATTCTATCAGCCTCAAGTATTTTGCAAAAATACAAAGTTAAAAGGAGTAGAAGCTTTGTTGAGATGGAAATGTGAAAAATTTGGAAGCATTTCCCCAGAAGAGTTTATACCAATATTGGAAGAGAGTGGACTAATAATTCCAGTAGGTAAATGGGTATTGAAGGAAGCATTAAAAACTTGCAAAGAGATGCTGAAGTATGATAAAAATATAACTGTTAGTATAAATTGTTCATTTATACAACTTTTAGATGAGAATTTTTTGAATGATGTCAAAAATATAATTTCTGAAGAGAATGTTCCACCAGAGAATGTCATTTTAGAATTGACAGAAAGCTGTATAATAAAGAGTATTGAAACATTGCATGAAAGATATCGCCAAATGAAAGAGATGGGGATAAAAACAGCAATGGATGACTTTGGAACTGGTTATTCCTCGCTGGGAATATTGAAACAGGTTCCTGCAAATATAGTAAAAATAGATCGTGCTTTTGTAAAGGATATAGTTAAAAGTAGATTTGACATTACTTTTATTGAATTTATTACAAGAATTTGTCATTCAGTAGATATAAAAGTATGTTTAGAGGGAATTGAGACTAAGGAAGAATTTGAGCTTGTGCGTAATTTGGAAATTGATTATATTCAAGGTTATTATTTTGGTAAACCTCAGCCTAAAAAGAATATATTTGAAAATTTTTTAATAAAAAATAAAAGTTAAAATAGCATCTCAAAAGCTTTATCTAAATCAAATAAGAGTGTTATATTGGAAATTAAGGAGCTGCTGTTTTATGAAAATAAAAGGTATGAAGACAGAATTGTGGATAATAAGTATTTGTGTTTTTTTGGTGATGTTGAATTCAGTCATGCTGTTTCCTAAAAAGGTTAATACTTTCTTCTTAAATATGATAGAGAGTGAATTGGATAATTCAACACAAAGAAATACAAATATTATATATGGGAAAATAAATGATACTAATACTTTATTATATGAAATTTCAACAGATATAATAAATGAAAAAAATATAAGAAGTGAAGAAATAGAAAAATTAGTGAAAACAGTAGGGGAAAATTTTAACTTTAGAGCTATTGGAATTGTAGATACAGAAGGAAAAATTATTTCTAAAATAGAGTTTGCTAAAAATGACAGTGATGAAAATTTCTATAAGAATTTAAGATTTGAAAATGGAGAAGAGAAAAATACAAACTGGAATGTATATAAAAATAATGTATACAGTAAAATTCCTATTTTTGATGAAGAAAAATATATAGGGGTTCTTTTTTGTATATTTAATTTCAAAGAGATGTTTAAAAATTTAGATGATATAGAAAGAACAGACACAATATACGTTTATGTCATTGACAGCAAAGGGGGAATATTAATAAGATCTGTCAATAGCGAGGTTCTTTTTAAGGATAATAATTATTATGAATGGATTAAGAAATCACAAGATAACGGAGAAAAGATTGTAGATAATATCCAAGATTTTTTCAAAAACAATAAAATTGAAAATATGGGATATAGTATAAATCTTTTAGACAGAGTAATATATTTTGCTCCTTTAAATATAAATGACTGGTATATAGTTTCTATGATTTCTAAAAATGGATTAAGTTCTAATATAAACCAAATTAAAAGGTTTACTAATATCCACTTGGGAGTAATTATACTTTCAATAGCATATTTTTTGAGTATTATAATACACTTTATGAAAAAAAATCGTCAAGTTATAGAAGAACAGAATAAAAAGCTTCAGATAAGTGAAAAAACTTTAATGACAGCTGCTGAAGAAACATCTTTAATAATATATGATTATGATATAAAAAATAGAAAGATAAGTTTTAGAAATGGTGAAAAAATAATTTCTTCCCTTCCTAAAGTTATTGAAAATGTACCAGAAAGTCTTTTTGAAAGTGAAATTTTATTAGAAGAATGTAAAGAAGAAACAGAAGCTAAATTTGCAAGTATTGCTGCTGGAGCTAAGTCAACAACTTCTATTTTCTGTCTGAAAAATAAAGAAACCAATGAAAAAGAGTGGTTTAGAAGCACTTTATCAAATATTTTTAATGATAAAGGGGAGATAGAACACACAATAGGAATGATGGTAGATATAACAAAGGAAAGAAAAAAAGAATTATTATTTAAAAATAAATCTAAAAAAGATTCATTAACAAATTTGTATAATCGTGAAAGTGCAGTCAAAATAATAGAAGGTATTCTTAAAGATTCCCAGTATAAAGAAAGTATTCACGCCTTAATGATTATGGATTTTGATAACTTTAAAACTATAAATGACAGTTTAGGGCATATTATGGGAGATAAAGTATTGATAGATGCTGCTGCCAAATTAAGAAAAGCTTTAAGAAGAAGCGACATTATAGCAAGGTTGGGAGGAGACGAAATATTAATCTTTCTTTTAGATATAGGGAATAAAGAAAACGTTGCTAGGGTAGCTTCTCAGATTGTAGCTAAGATGAGAGATTCTTATGAAAAAGATAAAAAGAAAGTTGAAACTTCAGTTTCTATTGGAATTGCCATATCCCCAACTGATGGAAGAAAATTTACAGAACTTTATGAAAAAGCAGATATAGCTATGTATGAAGTAAAAAAATCAGGAAGGAATGGATATCATATCTATTTAGAATAGCAGATAAAAAAACAAAAGCTGGCTAAAATTTATATTTAGTCAGCTTTTTTCATTGGATGTTCCAAACAGTACTATAGTCCATTTTCTCTTTCCAACCTATTTGCGATTTTTTCATTTTCCATATACACTTCATTTAATTCCATGTACACTTTTTGATAATCATCAGCTAGTTTTTCTTTTTCATCTTCACAGTTGCTTTCTTTCAGTTTGATTTTGATATCTTCAATCTGTTCTTCAAGTTCTCTGATTAGATTAAGATTTTTTTCTGTCATAAATATCACTCCTTTTAAAAAATAAAATTAATAAATTTCCTGAAACTTTGTATGAAATTTATTTTTTATTATTTTACTTTTTAAAAAG
Coding sequences within it:
- a CDS encoding RrF2 family transcriptional regulator; translated protein: MRLKNEIEYVFRILLYLTINGDNRIISSNEISEKEEIPHLFSLRILKKLEKADLVLIFKGAKGGYKLKKDSSEITLKDAIESIEGNICIKDCLESPESCTLRKGNCGVHRILKDIESQFISRLQDVNFRDLADGKY
- the sfsA gene encoding DNA/RNA nuclease SfsA, with the protein product MRKGKLIYEIGIDKRGKFVERPNRFVADVKLEDNSVVTCHVHDSGRIRELLFTDNSIGIKKAKEGSIRKTQWDVISALSDDKEDILINSSYHRYISEKFLRDEKLSPFGKYSNIKAEVKYGDSRIDYLIEKDDKKIWVEVKGVSLSLNKKAMFPDAPSTRAQKHLKELMKIKESGDRAAVLLLVFRESDTFRPKWETDPKFSELFYEAIEKGVEVYPVQFFLKDGNIMYEDKEIKILSKEER
- a CDS encoding cysteine-rich small domain-containing protein translates to MNNYKFIHHKECEFFPCHEMKNLEDFNCMFCYCPLYMMGEECGGNFKYTPHGIKDCSNCNLPHIKEVGYAHIQKKMLDVIERVQKEYLDKKKEEESKK
- a CDS encoding bifunctional diguanylate cyclase/phosphodiesterase, whose translation is MNLGKSKTENVYEAFFNLEKMLKRDEYTYLEKLKMLKVLKAKCDISLLGVIILNNKKQIKSDFFWNNSEINNVTIKKFLYNNLFRLFEEASKAEDYITLENNEKIYKIGNASQNNFIFLPVKNIQEDFCIGGILVGKKKEKGNWIKEETKLLKTFALVMEIFYTNKYKYDEFFTQSWIFNEILDNMNVNLYITDIKNDKILFMNKKMKESYNIEEPEGKICWKVLQKGMSKRCDFCPVPRLLDKKDERSSVVWRECGTITGKTYENYDSLIKWTDGSIVHFQESTDITDTLTLKKNVVQDILCEEALNWRAGKAEMAKSIQEAKKNKKNFVVATVDMDDLKMINERYGHIEGDLVIIETMKVIKSFLTEKEFIFRLEGDNFIVVFEDRTEKEVVKLLFECLDKLKARKRELKKEFNFSFCFGTVETHPDEEIFENDIIARADKKLYFQKLKYHKNKIDNYGSGNNVKISANEKDFIYDKDLLYEALVMSTDDFIYICNMKTGRFKYTPAMVEMFNLPSDIIRNPIFLWKNIVHEDDWEKFYQSNMEIGEDQLDYHLVEFRAKNKDGEYVWLRCRGHLMRDEVGEPSIFAGIMTLMGKQNKIDIVTRLLNINEFSKSFEEKIKDYAVETIGMMILGIDDFKQVNEMYDREFGDGVLKMTAQIIQSSLPRNALAYRLDGDQFGILVENTDHDELQNIYDRIKMKFSRQQLFEKSKAFVTISAGCSLYPQDGNNYQELYKYTDYSLQYAKKSGKDKIVFFSNDILEHKSRFLEILRRIRESIENGFEEFEVFYQPQVFCKNTKLKGVEALLRWKCEKFGSISPEEFIPILEESGLIIPVGKWVLKEALKTCKEMLKYDKNITVSINCSFIQLLDENFLNDVKNIISEENVPPENVILELTESCIIKSIETLHERYRQMKEMGIKTAMDDFGTGYSSLGILKQVPANIVKIDRAFVKDIVKSRFDITFIEFITRICHSVDIKVCLEGIETKEEFELVRNLEIDYIQGYYFGKPQPKKNIFENFLIKNKS
- a CDS encoding sensor domain-containing diguanylate cyclase, producing the protein MKIKGMKTELWIISICVFLVMLNSVMLFPKKVNTFFLNMIESELDNSTQRNTNIIYGKINDTNTLLYEISTDIINEKNIRSEEIEKLVKTVGENFNFRAIGIVDTEGKIISKIEFAKNDSDENFYKNLRFENGEEKNTNWNVYKNNVYSKIPIFDEEKYIGVLFCIFNFKEMFKNLDDIERTDTIYVYVIDSKGGILIRSVNSEVLFKDNNYYEWIKKSQDNGEKIVDNIQDFFKNNKIENMGYSINLLDRVIYFAPLNINDWYIVSMISKNGLSSNINQIKRFTNIHLGVIILSIAYFLSIIIHFMKKNRQVIEEQNKKLQISEKTLMTAAEETSLIIYDYDIKNRKISFRNGEKIISSLPKVIENVPESLFESEILLEECKEETEAKFASIAAGAKSTTSIFCLKNKETNEKEWFRSTLSNIFNDKGEIEHTIGMMVDITKERKKELLFKNKSKKDSLTNLYNRESAVKIIEGILKDSQYKESIHALMIMDFDNFKTINDSLGHIMGDKVLIDAAAKLRKALRRSDIIARLGGDEILIFLLDIGNKENVARVASQIVAKMRDSYEKDKKKVETSVSIGIAISPTDGRKFTELYEKADIAMYEVKKSGRNGYHIYLE